The Zea mays cultivar B73 chromosome 7, Zm-B73-REFERENCE-NAM-5.0, whole genome shotgun sequence DNA segment CCTCGCCCTCCTCGGTGCTGGTCACCCAGAAGCGACCCAAAGAGGCCGAAGGCTTCCTCGAGCTGGAGATCCCGTCCTCAGACAAGGACTTCCAAAACTCCTCCGCCTCGTCCTCCTCACTATCGTGAACAGAGCACTCACCTGACTCACCTCCGTCGCCCCTTGGCAGTCCCGGAGACCACCCCGGCACCAGCGTGAGCCGCCTCTCCCGCCGGCCGGAACGCCCCTGCATTCAGATCACCTTTTGGGAAGCGCGGCGGCAGTAGGAGGCGGACGGTCGCCGGCCGCGACGCATTGGTCACCTAAAGAAAAGTTTCTCTCTTTCTCCGTTCGTGCACAGCCTCGATCGGGTAACAGCAAAACAACAACCATGTAAGACAGGGGCGTATCCAGGGGTGGGGCAATGGGTGCCATGGCCCCACCTCAATTTTTTAATCTTTTATACCTAAGTTTAGATATACAATAAAATAATCAAATTTTTATATAGTAAGTTGGACTAAATTTAATAAAAACTAGATTTTGATCTAATTTTTCTCGACCCTCCACTGCTCAGCCCACTCCTTACCGGAGTCGTTCGATTCCTCCCTCTAGCGCTAGCTCACTCATGGTTCACTCGCTCCTTCGGTAATCGAATGATCAGTTGGGTGACCTAACTCGCCTGCTACCAGTGCCACCTTACCTCCACGTCACTTGTCAGCTTGTCGCCTCATGCTTTGTCTGAGTACTCTAATATTCACCCCAACCCACATGTATTGATGTGGATTGAGGTGTAagttaaactaatttacaccccAATCCACTTCGATACATGTGGATCGGGATGGATACTAGAGCATCCAAATAAAACCTAATCAAGATCTTGCACGCAGTGCCGCTACCTTGCGTCATAGTCCGCACCAGTAGATGGGTAGGCTATCGGTAGGATCTTTCCTTGGCACCATGACGCCATCTACGCTCACTATCTCACTGGGTCTCACTATGTCGTTGCAACGCGACAATGGCTGCCGCTGCCATGTACCGACGCATCATCGCCTGCCCTCGCTAACCCTCGCATGTTGTCACCTCACCATTACCGTTTTGCGTTAGATTCATTGACACGTAACACGCCACACGCCACACTGACGCACCAAGCGGCTGCTCTGCCCTAGCACACCGCCACCGTCGGCCTACCCTCTTTGCCCTCTCCAACTCTCATTTAGGATGACCAAAAAGGTTTTTTTATATTCATATCATTTTAGAACACTTCTCGTATTATCACTTAATCACCGTCAATATTGTTattatgaaactatttttatctaATAGTCTAATCTAGTGATTTGTATCAGTTACTGTATAGCCTCACCTACAATTTTGTCCTGCGTCCGCCACTGATGTAAGAAGACCTGAAGACGTGATGCATTCGTAATAGCAATCGTGTTTGTAATGGGTGAGGAACCAGAGAGATGTGATGCCTTCGTAACAGCAAAACAACAATTGTGTTCGGGCAACGGTACAAAGGGAAATACGAAAAATACATGTATAGTGGTGGATTTGTTTGGGACTAAACCGTAGACAATGATTTATTTTAGATTTGATTAAAAATTTAATGGCATATTTGCAAGCTTAAAAAGTTTAGTGGTGCATATCAAAACATAGAAAATTATAATGGCACATACCCAATTAACCCAAATTGTTTTAGCCCCTTTTTAACCTTTGTGTTTGATACTTTATCCCTTAATATGGCTAAATTTTAGCCTATTTTCTTTAGCTCAGGAAGACCAAACAGACCCATAGACGGATGCACGCATAGCCACGTTTGGTGTCCACCTTCTAAAAAGTTTGACTAAACGATTTTGAAAATATTCAGCTAGCTTGTAAATATAAAAAAAACATATGCGTAGATTTACCTTCTTAAAACACAAATGCAGAGCAGGCCTAGCACAAAGTAAGGCCTTCACATATGATCCGGACAAGTTCAAACAATAAATATGCATGGGAACTTTCCGCTGAATACCCAGCGGCCAGCGTCGTGCTTAAGGCATGCCAATCAAGATTGCTTACATTATGGTAGGTTGGTCATGACAAACCTGTTACAACGTGATGATGCACTTATCCAATTGTCGAGCAAAATTACTATATATCAGCTGTAGACAAAGCATTCTGCAGTAAGGCACAACAATCAGTCCATAAAATCCGTAAAAATAATGCCTACTGCATTCAATGGCCAACTGATTCCTGAAAGTATTTACCCTCCAGCGTCTGGTACACTTATCTGAaacatcatctcaatatgtataACTGATCACTTGATACTGCAACTGACTAAAAGGTACTCCATCCGTTCTAAAATAGTAGTCGTTTTAGCTCTTAatttttatgtatatattcaAATAAATAAAGATGAAACCTAGACACATGTAAAACACATACATCAATTATTGTATGAACCTATCAATAATCTAAAATGAATTTTAATTTAGGACGGAGGGAGTAATAGAGAACTTGGTGGCCAAAGAATCAGTGACAATATCAATAAAATTTAGTGAGATTGAGTTAGCCAAAAAGGTTACACTGTTAGCAACAAGAACGGTTTGCATATACAAATCAGTACAAATACTACCTGCTCATGTGAAAATgatccaacgggaaaggtgcataAAATCAAATTAGCTTCACCATCATGAACAGCAAATATAAACGTCTGCATATGTCTGAACATGTCGATAAATAAGCTGTTGCAGAACATAAACTTCCAACCCAAATTTTGTACATCTGTGAGAATTACATGATATAACACTCTAAAACACTTGCTGCCTACCAACGATAGATGGGCATTTACCGAGTGGAACATAATCCCTCGTGACATAAAAAGAAAAAGTTACACTCTTTGCTCCCAGTAAGGAAACATCAGTAGCTCCAATTACAACATGTTTAGCAAGGTATGTTAAGCTGTGAGGTGTGGGGAGGATTCTAATGTCAATTAGTGTGGAACACTATAAACCATAGAAAGAAACCATGAATATCAATGACACCACGGAAAGAACGTTCTTGTCCCAGCTTGGAATCAAATTCTTAACATCTAATCATTTCTCTGGAGCACCAACATAATCTCATAACCAACAGGTTAGGAAGCACAAGAGAGTCCTATTTTCAGTTACCAATCATATGATCGGAGAGTATATGGTTCCTTTTCATGGTCATAAGTGATTTAGGATGAACAGCACCCTGACTTCTTCACAGCAGAGACATCATCCTTGCCACCAACGTTGATGGTTTGCCCTCTTGGTGGAGCAGCGGGGTCATCGCCAATGTCAAGGGCCTTCTTGCTGACCACACGATAGATCTGAGTTAGGACCTCGGTGAAAGCGCTCTCGACATTCATGGACTCCAGTGCGGATGTTTCCATGAAGAATGTGCTTTCCCTCTCGGCGAAGCCCTTGGCATCCTCCACGGATACAGCTCTAAGGTGTCGCAGATCAGCTTTGTTGCCAACAAGCATGATGACAATGTTTGCATCAGTGTGATCCCGGAGCTCCTTTAACCACCTCTCCACATTCTCAAAGGTCACATGGCGTGTCACATCATACACGACAAGTGCTCCAACAGCCCCTCTATAGTACGCACTTGTAATTGCCCGATACCTACAGGGGGAGGATGATGCATGACAAACTTAAGCTCCACTGAAATACTGAAAGTTCCAAAGAAAATTCGATAGCGAAATTAGGCAAGAAATATACAGCTGAGCAGACCAAATAAAACAAGTCACATTGGAGACGGTTACACAGAACGTAATTTGATGGCATGCTGACAAAATCAGCATTATATTCTTATGGAAATGGTAAACGAAAGTCAAACAAAGGCTGGCCTACATTCCACATCAGGTGCTACTATTTGGCAGGAAGCATCACACAAAAAAAATGAAGACAGAAATGGAACTGCACAAACAATAGGAAACAGTCCTAGAATATCTTCAGTTCCAGATAACAACTGCAGAATTTACATTTTGCAGGAGAGCTGACCAAGTGCCACCATATAAGGTTAATTTAGAGACAGTGAGACAGACTACCAAACAAGAGTTGCCTGCCTAATTGCCCATTTCCATCACCTACAGAGGCTGCTGCAACAGAACATTTTTTTAATGCAGCCAGGAGGGCAGTACAAAACGTATAATCACCCAACATATTACCAGATATGACAATGACAGGACATGACGACACGGGGAACCTTGTGGACGGCGACGGTAGAAATTGGAATAACTATGAGGACAAGAGTATTGCGATTGCAAGGTTGTTGTGTTCATAGAAGCAGAGAATGCCTCATGAATACTATTAACATTCAAAATCAATGTAAATCCAGGACTACATATAGGAGGACAACAAGGCGTGGACGATTGCAATTTGCACAAGGAGGAAGGCGACCATTTTACTCGTCGTGTGTCCTGCGCGGTCCTAACTAGGACAacgttgcattgcattgcatgggGTAGATGAATACTATGTAGCTAATTTTCGATCCAACACGATGATGCCTAGCATAGCAGACCAGGAAACTAAATAGATCGAGAAAACGGAAGGGGAAGAGGACGGTTGAGTACCTCTCCTGGCCAGCAGTGTCCCAGATCTGGGCCTTGACGACCTTGTCGTCGACCCTGATGCTCCTGGTAGCAAACTCGACCCCGATGGTGGACTTGGACTCTAGGCTGAACTCGTTGCGCGTGAACCTGGAGAGCAGGTTGGATTTGCCGACGCCAGAGTCGCCGATGAGAACGACCTTGAAGAGGTAGTCGTAGTCGTCCTCCGCCCTGTACGCCATCGGTGCTGAGCCCCGGCAGGCACTTGCCTTCCCTTCCTTCCTGAACCGCGGTTCCTGAGAGGCAGGAGGACGGGCAGGTGAGGCCCGCAGCGCTTCTCGGGGCGCGGGAGGGGGAGAATGGCGAGGTGGTGGGAGGCGGACGCGATGCGTGTGGTGGCGCGTATAATAAAGAAGAGGAGCAAGGCGAGGGCCAAGGGGCCGGCGGAAAAATAGCAAGCGCGCTGCGGCCTGCGCCGCGCCGAAGCTGCCTCCCTGGCCCTGGCCGCCTGTGTCAGGTTGCCGTTCGGCGGCCTTGGTGTCATCTCGTTCTGATCTGCACATGCGGCCGACCCGGCATAGGACGCCGGCCGAGGGTAACCATCACATATTCAGATGGCAGGAATGCCTCCACATGATGAGTACATGACGAAGGAGAATCCAACAGAAATGTTGGGGACTACCAACTAGTACTACTACCCTAGAGCAGGTATTTTGCTTGTTCAAGTTCATGAATCAACGTGTAACAACTTTATGCCTGACACTGCCAAAGTTTAGGACCGACAGATTAAAGTCAATTATTTGGACTGAtacatctaaaatttataaagacAAAAACACCGTAGAAGTCGGTACGAATTAAACATGTCATTTTTTAAATGAGCAACATGGTATAGTCCATCGTCATGGCGTGCTCGCACGTTCGTGTTTAGTGGCTAAGCATGTCAGGATAGAGTCACTGAAATGTTAAATTAGATGTTGAACCGTGAAGTGATCTAGTTTAATTCAGAGGCGAAGCAGGTAGCAGTTAATAGAGGTGCAAATACACTCCTTAAAAACATGAATATAGTAATTTTAACTAAAATTTTACCATATATGCATTATCGGTGTTTGCATATACTTATCACTaacggaatccgaggctttgccgagcgtcggattttttgccgagtgccttttgtcggacactcgacaaaaaaggctttgccgagagccgcactcgacAAAGTTCGGCTCTCGGTAACAAGCCgctttaccgagcgcaggacactcggcacaggaccaTACTCAGCAAAGAcatgtttgccgagtgtttgacactcggcaaagaaggcgctcGGCAAacagccgtcagcggccgtcctaaAGCTGACGACCGTCAGCCTTTGTCGAGAGCCgaggactggcactcggcaaagtggcttctttgccgagtgccaaatactgggcactcggcaaagaactctttaccgagtgccttcTATAgatactcggcaaagcatatttttgttttttacattttggccaccaaactttttgtggtatgttcctacactatgtagacctacatgtaccattttgggacaattataacagtgttttctatagctagtagatttagtttatttattttaatttcttcggaaaattcagatttgaactgtaggtcactcgaaacttggaaaaccgtgcatgcaaaaatgatattcatgctacttagcacaagttacgaccgatttcag contains these protein-coding regions:
- the LOC100381498 gene encoding Ras-related protein RABA1f-like, whose translation is MAYRAEDDYDYLFKVVLIGDSGVGKSNLLSRFTRNEFSLESKSTIGVEFATRSIRVDDKVVKAQIWDTAGQERYRAITSAYYRGAVGALVVYDVTRHVTFENVERWLKELRDHTDANIVIMLVGNKADLRHLRAVSVEDAKGFAERESTFFMETSALESMNVESAFTEVLTQIYRVVSKKALDIGDDPAAPPRGQTINVGGKDDVSAVKKSGCCSS